The following proteins come from a genomic window of Pseudochaenichthys georgianus chromosome 17, fPseGeo1.2, whole genome shotgun sequence:
- the LOC117462249 gene encoding uncharacterized protein encodes MAAPYVTVVRTLLKGVCYVPERWLLTQRSRAPAVCQCSQLHVSPAASLCSSKTGAHSKADPRTDDRKAGEQEEEEGPEYMPRRKAKNPMMPIGYAWMIGLPAGIIGFLLTKREVDKNRLKQLKVRQRMRMSNEGEYEGSRYRQHKEDLKLER; translated from the exons ATGGCGGCGCCCTACGTGACAGTAGTCAGGACATTACTGAAAG GAGTTTGCTATGTTCCCGAACGATGGCTCCTTACACAGAGAAGCCGAGCCCCGGCAGTATGTCAGTGTTCGCAGCTACATGTCTCCCCTGCTGCCTCCCTGTGCAGCTCCAAGACCGGGGCTCACAGCAAAGCCGACCCACGCACAGACGACAGGAAAGCCGGGGagcaagaggaggaggagggtccTGAATACATGCCCAGGAGAAAGGCAAAGAATCCCATGATGCCTATTGGCTATGCCTG GATGATAGGCCTCCCCGCAGGTATCATCGGCTTCCTGCTGACCAAGAGAGAAGTTGACAAGAACCGACTGAAGCAGCTGAAGGTCCGACAGAGGATGAGGATGTCAAACGAAGGAGAATATGAGGGGAGTCGCTACCGCCAGCATAAAGAGGATCTCAAACTGGAGCGATGA